The DNA region AAATAGGCATACCAGACTGACTCCGAAAAATTTATTAATTTTCATAAAAAATATTTCAATCTTATGAATAAAAACTAAAAAATTATTCAAGGGCATGGATACATCTACCATATCACTTTTTAATTCTTGGTTTTTTACAGAAAAAATCTTTTTGAATAATCTGATTATTGCTATAGGAAAAAATAATACACCGTAAAAATAAAATATTAAATGTATCTTCATGCCGCAATTTATCATTAGCCGCCTAAGATTAAATATATTATATCTGCGAAAGTGTTCTAAAAAAATATCGTGAGTAGAAAATAAAAACTGAAAAGCAGGAACAGTCACTATGAATAATGCGTCTTCATTATTTATTTTTTTTGTCCAACTCTCGAGAAACTGCTGATCGTCGCTGACATGTTCAATTACATCCATCAACAACACCAAATCTACATTTAAATTTTCGGCTACTTCTCTTTTGAAATAAATTTTTTTGCCAGAGTAAGTCTCTTCGAAATCTTTCTCGTATCCAGTATCTATACAAATAGCGAACTCTGCATCTGTTCTCTCAAGAATTATTTTGGCGAAATAACCTGACCCGGCACCAATATCTAGAACTGATTTTATTTTTCGATTATTTATCAGGGATAATATTACATTTGATTTTGATTTATAATACCAATGACTGAATATTTTTTCCTGCAGAATATCTGATTCTTTTAAATCCATTATTATAGGCCTTTTTTAAAATTATACATTTTCAATAACATTTTAAGTGAATCACTCAACATGTTGACTTTAGAGTCGGCTACACCACTCCAATCAATCGGAACTTCGTGAATTTTTTTCTTATTCAGAAAAAATAAAATTAGCAATTGTGTATCCCAAACCCATCTTGTATCCGTTATTTTATTTTTCAGGGATTCATAACTATTTTTTTTAAATAATTTGAAACCACATTGTGAGTCATAAACTGGAATATTAAATAATGTTGAAATAAATGTAACAAAAACTCTTCCACTTAAATGCCTCATAAAACTTCGATCTACATTCTTGCCTAACATTTTTATTCTTGAGGCAAGTAACATGTCAAAACTATTATTATCACTGTATATGTTTAAGAGATTTTTTACTTCATAAGCAGGGATTGCTCCGTCGGAATCGAGAAATCCAACTATTTCTCCATTTGCTTGATGAATGCCGTGGGAAATCGCAAATCCTTTTCCTTGGTTTCGCTCATATCTATGTAAAAAAATTGACCCGCTTAATTCTCCCGAAATTTTGTCTCTGAGTCTATTAAATGATTCAATTGGACTACCATCATCCACAATGATCAATTCTACTGGTATTTCTTTCAGAGTTTCTTTTAGTTCTTTCAAATATGCAGGGAGTCTGTTTTCTTCTTTGTAACACGGCATTACAATCGAAAATTTTATTTTTGTATCTCTCATATAAACAATACCTATTTTCTTTATATAATATTATTTGTCTGCCAAATTAATGCGACTTTGTAAAGTCGCCAAACTACATCTTCCCAGCGTGGGTTGATTTCTTACTTTTTTCTTTTCTTTTTTGAAAAAGCTTTATAAATCATCATCCCGTATGTATTAAAACTAGTTCCCTTAGTGATAATCGTTCGTTCAATATTCGCTGTTTTATCTCTGTCTAGATTCAATTTGATTTTAAATGATTGAGCATAGAAAAATAGTTTAGGAAATATAATCTGATCTCCAAACGCAGATAAGATTACATCAGGGTCTTCCTCGGCTATTATTTTAATTAGTTCTAGTAGACTTTCTTTTGGATTTTTAAACTGGATTTCATATTTTCTTTCTTCAATATTCAATAGCAGGTGGTTATTCTTTGTTATCCCTAATCTGTGGCTATACTTTAAACTTAGATTTAACATTTTCATTTTTGGAATTTCATACTCACAGGATTTTATATTATCTGCTGTTGAAATGGAACGGATATAATGAATTCCTTTTATTTCATGGTATTGAATCGTTACGTTAGCAAGAGGAAAAACTTTGCGTGAATATAAATAACCAGTCGAAACATCTATATCAGAGTGGTATATATTGACTTTCCGGTAAAACGCATATAACTTCTGAGAGATTTTTCTTAATACAGAAGGTTTTGAAATAACTACCTTTACAACATTTACAGTTTGATTGGAATAAAAATGTTTTCTCTTAGTCCGAACTGGAATTTCTTTTAATGCATTATATTCTTCTATTCTCTTAATAATTTTTCTTATCTCGTTATCCTCTCCTTCTAAGTATAAAACAGGATAATAGACATCTAAAAATAAATGCGCGCTACCTTCCTTGTCCAAAATCCAAATATGAATATATTCTTCTACATTATAAATATCAAACAGGAATCCTTCTATCTCATTTGATTTATTTTCTTGCAGCATAGTATCTAGCCCTTTCACCCCGTGAACTCATTCAAAAAGCGGGATACATAGTATACATATATAGGGTTACATCCGTAAAATTGGTTTGTGATTGGGAAATTTAGAATACAGGTCTGACTAATCTTTCAAACCAAGCTTTTATAGCATATCCGACATTTTACTTCGGTTATCCCTCTAACTTTTTACATATCCACTGAAATTACTATGGACAGCATAAGTAATATTCAACCAATGTTGAAAATACAGATGTAGAAATTTGAAAGACGTAGTAATTACTTTTAAGATGACGGAAAAGATTTGCAAATGGAAAGGATTAGCTTTTAATTAAGCTGATAATAAGAATTATCCGAGACTCT from Leptospiraceae bacterium includes:
- a CDS encoding glycosyltransferase — encoded protein: MRDTKIKFSIVMPCYKEENRLPAYLKELKETLKEIPVELIIVDDGSPIESFNRLRDKISGELSGSIFLHRYERNQGKGFAISHGIHQANGEIVGFLDSDGAIPAYEVKNLLNIYSDNNSFDMLLASRIKMLGKNVDRSFMRHLSGRVFVTFISTLFNIPVYDSQCGFKLFKKNSYESLKNKITDTRWVWDTQLLILFFLNKKKIHEVPIDWSGVADSKVNMLSDSLKMLLKMYNFKKGL
- a CDS encoding methyltransferase: MDLKESDILQEKIFSHWYYKSKSNVILSLINNRKIKSVLDIGAGSGYFAKIILERTDAEFAICIDTGYEKDFEETYSGKKIYFKREVAENLNVDLVLLMDVIEHVSDDQQFLESWTKKINNEDALFIVTVPAFQFLFSTHDIFLEHFRRYNIFNLRRLMINCGMKIHLIFYFYGVLFFPIAIIRLFKKIFSVKNQELKSDMVDVSMPLNNFLVFIHKIEIFFMKINKFFGVSLVCLFQKK